The DNA sequence AAACAGGCCGGCCACATCGTACAGGTAAGCGCACAGGGTATGTGGCGTGCCCTTGTCGGCGACGTTGTTCAGCACTTCGCCGAACTGCGCCAGTTTCGCCGCCAGCTCCTGTTCTTGAGCGGCTTCAAGCACGATCTGGCCGTCCACTTCGTTGAAGCCCTTGCCGAGTTTGCGGAACACCCCGGCGACACGGGTGTAGGCGTACAGCAGGTAGGGCGCGGTGTTGCCTTCGAAGTTGAGCATCAGGTCGAAGTTGAAGCTGTAGTCGCTGGTGCGGTGCTTGGACAGGTCGGCGTATTTCACCGCGTCGATGCCCACCACCTTGGCGATGTTGCGCAGTTCGTCCTCGGCCAGGTCCGGGTTCTTGCCCTTGACCAGGGTGTAGGCGCGGTCCTGGGCTTCGGTCAGCAGGTCGATCAGTTTCACCGTGCCGCCATCGCGGGTCTTGAACGGACGGCCGTCGGCGCCGTTCATGGTGCCGAAGCCCATGTGTTCCATTTCCATCGGACGGGTCACGAAACCGGCCTGGCGTGCCACTTCGAACACTTGCTGGAAGTGCAGGGCCTGGCGTTGGTCGACGAAGTACAGGACCCGATCGGCCTTGAGCACGTTGTTGCGGTAGCGCACGGCTGCCAGGTCGGTGGTGGCGTAGAGGTAGCCGCCGTCGGCCTTGACGATGATTACTGGAAGCGGCTCGCCGTCGGCGGTCTTGAACTGGTCGAGGAACACGCACTGGGCGCCGTTGCTTTCCACCAGCATGCCCTTGGCCTTGAGGTCGTTGACCACGTTGATCAGGTCATCGTTGTAGGCGCTTTCACCCATCACGTCGGCCATGGTCAATTTGACGTTCAGCAGCTCGTAGATTTTCTGGCAGTGGGACAGGGAGATGTCCTTGAACTTGCTCCACAGCGCCAGGCACTCGGCATCGCCGGCCTGCAGCTTGACCACCAGGCCGCGGGCGCGGTCGGCGAACTCGGGCGACTCGTCGAAGCGTTGCTTGGCGGCACGGTAGAAGTTCTCCAGGTCCGACAGTTCGTCGCTGGTGATCGGGTTTTCCTGCAGGTAGGCCATCAGCATGCCGAACTGGGTGCCCCAGTCGCCGACGTGGTTCTGGCGGATCACGGTGTCGCCGAGAAACTCCAGGACCCGGGCCACGCCGTCGCCGATGATGGTCGAGCGCAGGTGGCCGACGTGCATCTCCTTGGCGAGGTTGGGGGCCGAGAGGTCAACCACGGTGCGCTGCACCGGGCCGGCCTTGCGCACGCCGATGTGGGCGTCGGCCAGGGCCGCGTCCAGGCGCGAGGCCAGGGCCTGGGTGTTCTGGAAGAAATTGATGAAGCCGGGGCCGGCGATGTCAGCCTTGCTGACGTTCTCGTCGGCCGGCAGCGCGGCGATGATTTTCTCCGCCAGGTCCCGCGGTTTCATGCCGGCCGGCTTGGCGAGCATCATCGCGATGTTGCTGGCGAAGTCGCCGTGGGTCTTGTCGCGGGTGTTTTCGACCTGAATCGCCGGCGACAGGCCTTCTGGCAGCACACCTTCAGTGACGAGTTGGGCGATGGCTTGCTGGATGAGCTGGCGAATGGTGTCTTTCATGGTCTTCTCTTTCAACCGCAGGCGCGGCGGCGCTTCGATGCGCTGGTGGAAAAACTGGGCATTATCCGTGGCCCGGACGAGCTTGCCAACTGTAGCGGGTCGGTTGGGGCTGTGGGGTGATTATTCTGGGTGGCCTGGATGTATGCGATCCACCTGTGGGAGCGGGCTTGCTCGCGATAGCGGTGGGTCAGTGACGGTGATGTCGGCTGTGCCGTCGCAATCGCGAGCAAGCTCGCTCCCACAGGGGCCGGCTTGTGGTCCATTCAATACAAATCCACCGGATCCACATCCAGCGACCAGCGCACCGCTCGCCCACTGGGCATCTGTTCCAGAACCAGCAGCCAGGCGCTCAGCAGTCGATGCAGCGGCGCCCGGGCATTGGCCTGTAATAAAAGCTGTGCCCGATAACGCCCGGCCCGCCGTTCCATCGGAGCCGGTACCGGGCCCAAGAGTTCGATTCCGGTGAGGTTCTGCTGCGCGAGCAAACGTTCGGCCTCGCTGCAGGCCTCGTCGAGGAACGCTTCGGCCTGTCCGGGCTTATGGGCTTCAGCCCGCAGCAGCGCCAGGTGGGCAAATGGCGGCAGGCCGGCGCTGCGACGTTCGCTCAAGGCCTGTTCGGCGAAGGCAAAGTAGCCTTGCTCCGTGAGTTGTATCAGCAGCGGGTGATCCGCCAGGTGCGTCTGGATGATGACTTTGCCCGGTTCCTCGGCTCGTCCGGCCCGGCCCGCGACCTGGACGATCAACTGCGCCATGCGCTCGCTGGCGCGGAAGTCGCCGGAGAACAGTCCGCCGTCGGCGTCCAGGATCGACACCAGCGTGACTCGGGGGAAGTGATGTCCTTTGGCGAGCATCTGCGTGCCTACCAGGATGCACGGCTGGCCTTTTTGAATCGTCGCGAACAACTGGTTCATCGCGTCCTTGCGCGACGTGCTGTCACGATCCACCCGCAGCACCGGATAGTCCGGAAACAGGATGCCCAGCCGCTCTTCAGCGCGTTCGGTGCCTGCGCCGACGGGGCGCAAGTCCACTTTGCCGCACTGCGGACAGTGCCTTGGCACGCGTTCTACGTGGCCGCAATGGTGGCAGCGCAGCTCGCCGTGGCGTTGATGCACGGTCATCCGCGCATCGCAGCGTTCACAGCCGGACATCCAGCCGCAGTCGTGACACAGCAGGGTCGGGGCGAAACCACGGCGGTTGAGGAACACCAGGACCTGTTGCCCGGCAGCCAGGGTCTGGCCGATGGCTTGCTGCATCGGTCCGGAAATACCGCTGTCCAGCGGGCGGCTTTTTACATCCAGGCGCAGGAAGCGCGGTTGCTTGGCGCCGCCGGCCCGCTCGTTCAGGCGCAGCAGGCCGTAACGACCGGTGTAGGCGTTGTGCAGGCTTTCCAGGGACGGCGTCGCCGAACCGAGCACAATGGGAATGTTTTCCTGGCGGGCGCGCACCAGCGCCAGGTCGCGGGCGTGGTAACGCAGGCCTTCCTGCTGTTTATAGGAGCCGTCGTGTTCTTCGTCGATGATGATCAGGCCAGGGTTTTTCATCGGCGTGAACAGGGCCGAGCGGGTGCCGATGATGATATCGGCCTCGCCGTCCCGGGCGGCGAGCCAGGCTTCCAGGCGTTCGCGGTCGTTGACTGCCGAGTGCACCAGGGCGATCCGCGCGTTGAAACGTTGTTCGAAGCGCGCCAGGGTTTGTGGACCGAGGTTGATTTCCGGGATCAGCACCAGGGCTTGCTTGCCGGCCTCCAGCGTCTGGCGGATCAGTTGCAGATAGACTTCGGTCTTGCCACTGCCGGTGACGCCCGCCAGCAGAAACGCGTGATAGCTATCGAGCCCTGCACGAATCGCCTCGCAAGCGGCACGCTGTTCGGCGTTGAGCGGCAGTTCCGGCTGGGCCAGCCAATGTTCATGGCGGGCGCCAGGGGCGTGCCGGCGGACTTCCACCTGGACCAGGTCCTTGGCCAGCAACAGGTCGAGGCTGTCCTTGCTGAGCATCAGTTTGCTCAGCACCTGATGGGCCACACCGTGGGGATGCTGGGCCAAGGTCGCCAAGGCCTCACGCTGGCGCGGGGCCCGGGCAATGCGCGGATCGTCCAGCGAGGCGCCCGGTGTCACCGACCAGAACCGTTCCTGGCGTGCCTCGGCCGGTTCGCCCTGGCGCAGCAGCACCGGCAGCGCCCAGCTCAGGGTGTCGCCGAGACTGTGTTGGTAGTACTGGGAGGTCCATAGGCACAGCTTGAACAGCGATGCAGGCAGCGGTGGCGTGGCATCGAGCAGGGCCAGGGCCGGTTTGAGTTTGTCGACCGGGACCTCGCTGTGGTCGGTGATTTCCACCAGGATCCCGATCATTTCCCGCCGGCCGAACGGCACCCGCAGACGCATGCCCGGCTGCAACTGGGCGCGCAAGACCCCGGCCGGGGCGCGGTAGTCGAACAGGCGGCGCAGGGGCGAAGGCAGGGCGAGGCGCAGAATGGCGTTGGGCACGCGGGGGGATCTCGATAGGCGGACAAGTTCGCAAGGCTGAGCACGATTTTATGTGGGAGCAAGCTTGCTCGCGAAAGCGGCGGCACAGCCAACATCACCGCAACTGACCCACCGCTATCGCGAGCAAGCTCGCTCCCACAGGGATTGTGCTTGAGGGCGCGAGCCTAGCAGACGGTTGGTATAAGCGACAGCTTGCGCGAATGACGATGTCTGGTAGAATCCGCGGCCTAATTACGTGCGGTATTCAACAATAGTGTTGGATGGCGGCACGCTAGCCTGAGGAAAACAGCATGAAAACCGATATCCATCCGGAATACCCAGAAATTGCCGTGACTTGCAGCTGCGGCAACAAGTTCGAAACGCGTTCGACCTACGGCAAAGCCCTGGCGATCGACGTTTGCAACGAATGCCACCCGTTCTACACCGGTAAGCAAAAGACTCTGGATACCGGCGGCCGCGTTCAGAAGTTCGCCGATCGTTTCGGTGCTTTCGGCAAAGCTGCTCCAAAAGCCTGAGGCTGATCATTTTGGATGGTCGTCTCGACTGCTCCAGACTGATAAAGAAGGCGTCCCTTGCGGGCGCCTTTTTTGTGTCTGCGATTTGGCTCACGGGCGCCCAGGCCTTTTGCCCGGCACCCACGGGCCTACCCCAAGTGAAAGTCCAGCGGGTGGTCGACGGCGACACCCTGCGCCTGGCCGATGGTCGCAGCGTGCGCATGATCGGCCTCAACAGCCCTGAGCTGGGACGGCAGGGGCGTTCCGACGAACCCTTCGCTGTTGCGGCTCGCCGGCGGCTCGAAGCGCTGGTGGCCACCGGTGACGGGCGTGTGGGGTTGGTGCTCGGCAAGGAAGGCAAAGACCGCTACGGTCGCACCTTGGCCCATGTCTACAGCGCCGATGGCACGAATCTCGAAGCGAAATTGCTCGCCGAGGGCTTGGGTTTTCACGTGGCGGTGGCGCCGAATGTCGATCTGGCGGACTGCCAGGCTGCCGCCGAACGCCAGGCGCGTGAAGCGGGCCTCGGATTGTGGAAGCGTTCGCCCGTGCTCGATACACGGCAAATCAAGACACCAGGCTTCGCCGTGCTCAGCGGGCGAGTGAGCGAAGTCAGGCGTAATCGTGGTGGCGTTTGGCTCGAGCTTCAGGATTCGGTTGTATTACGCGTTGCACCCAATTTTCTGGGACGTTTTGATAGGGCTGCGCTTGAGCATCTCAAGGGTCGGCAGATTGAAGCGCGTGGCTGGGTGGTCGATCGTTCGCGGCGTGAAGGGCTCAAGCCAGGACAGGCCCGCTGGTTGCTGCCGTTGACCGATCCCGCCATGTTGAGCGTGATCTCTCAATAAAAAATTGTAGACATTTTCTCGCTTGATTGTATGCATGTGGCCCTTGTGTTTCGTGGCTCTTGGCCCAAAGTCGTAGGGCAGGGCGCTTGACAGCAGTGACTGGTCAGTCTTGTGGGGACTTTGCGAGGCGCGTATCCTCGGCGGTCCGTCTGTCCAACACAGTAAAAAGCGGAATGCCCACATGTCTGATCTGAAAACTGCCGCTCTCGAATATCACGCTAATCCTCGTCCAGGGAAGCTGAGTGTCGAGCTCACCAAGGCCACCGCTACTGCTCGCGACTTGTCGCTGGCCTACAGCCCCGGCGTAGCCGAACCAGTGCGCGAAATCGCTCGCGACCCTGAACTGGCCTACAAATACACCGGTAAAGGCAACCTGGTTGCAGTCATTTCCGATGGCACCGCGATTCTCGGCCTGGGTAACCTCGGCCCATTGGCTTCCAAGCCGGTCATGGAAGGCAAGGGTGTGCTGTTCAAGCGCTTCGCCGGTATCGACGTGTTCGACATCGAAGTCGACGCCGAAAGCCCGCAAGCCTTCATCGACACCGTCAAGCGCATCTCCATCACCTTCGGCGGCATCAACCTGGAAGACATCAAGGCGCCTGAGTGCTTCGAGATCGAGCGCGCCCTGATCGAACAGTGCGACATTCCGGTATTCCATGATGACCAGCACGGCACCGCCATCGTCACCGCGGCCGGCATGATCAACGCCCTGGAAATCGCTGGCAAAACCCTGCCTGAAGCCAAGATCGTCTGCCTGGGTGCCGGCGCTGCCGCCATCTCGTGCATGAAGTTGCTGGTGAGCATGGGCGCCAAGATCGAAAACATCTTCATGGTTGACCGTACCGGCGTGATCCACTCCGGCCGTGACGACCTGAACCAGTACAAGGCCGTGTTTGCCCACACAACCGACAAGCGCTCCCTGGCGGACGCCCTGGACGGTGCCGATGTATTCGTCGGCCTGTCGGGTCCGAACCTGCTGAGCCCGGAAAACCTGCTGCGCATGGCGCCGAACCCGATCGTGTTCGCCTGCTCGAACCCGGACCCGGAAATCGCCCCGGAACTGGCTCACGCCACCCGCAACGATGTGATCATGGCCACCGGTCGTTCGGACTACCCGAACCAGGTCAACAACGTACTGGGCTTCCCGTTCATCTTCCGTGGTGCCCTGGACGTTCGCGCCAAGCGCATCAACGAAGAAATGAAAGTCGCGGCCGCCAACGCCCTGCGCGAACTGGCCAAGCTGCCGGTGCCTCAGGAAGTGTGCGACGCCTACGGCGGCATCAAGCTGGAATTCGGTCGTGAGTACATCATTCCGAAACCAATGGACGCCCGCCTGATCACCCTGATCTCCGACGCCGTGGCCAAGGCCGCGATCGAGACGGGCGTGGCCACCCTGCCGTACCCGAAGAACTACCCGCTCAAGAGCGTGGATGACGTGTTCAACGGCTAAACCGTTGTAGCGTTTCAAAAAAAGCCCCGGCTCCTGCGAGCCGGGGCTTTTTTGTGTCACAAATCCCTCTGTGGGAGCGAGCTCGCGAAGACGTCAGCCCAGGCAACCCAAAAACTATGGCGAGCAAGCTTGTTCCCGTAGGCCTATAGGAAGATCGCATCTGCACGCCAAGCACGATGTCACGTGTTCGATGACTGATGGATATGGCTGCTACCAGTATTCTGGAAGGATTACACGGAGTTCTGGAAATGGAGTTTTTTTGTATCTCCCTAAAAGTCTGATCTGGGTTCTGTGCATGAATTGACGAGTCGGTTGAAGTCTATAGCCATAAAAGCCCCATATGCTTTTTGAAAATACAAAACGCCCGATGCGGTGCATTGGGCGTTTTGGAGCTAAGACAGGTATAA is a window from the Pseudomonas brassicacearum genome containing:
- the argS gene encoding arginine--tRNA ligase, whose translation is MKDTIRQLIQQAIAQLVTEGVLPEGLSPAIQVENTRDKTHGDFASNIAMMLAKPAGMKPRDLAEKIIAALPADENVSKADIAGPGFINFFQNTQALASRLDAALADAHIGVRKAGPVQRTVVDLSAPNLAKEMHVGHLRSTIIGDGVARVLEFLGDTVIRQNHVGDWGTQFGMLMAYLQENPITSDELSDLENFYRAAKQRFDESPEFADRARGLVVKLQAGDAECLALWSKFKDISLSHCQKIYELLNVKLTMADVMGESAYNDDLINVVNDLKAKGMLVESNGAQCVFLDQFKTADGEPLPVIIVKADGGYLYATTDLAAVRYRNNVLKADRVLYFVDQRQALHFQQVFEVARQAGFVTRPMEMEHMGFGTMNGADGRPFKTRDGGTVKLIDLLTEAQDRAYTLVKGKNPDLAEDELRNIAKVVGIDAVKYADLSKHRTSDYSFNFDLMLNFEGNTAPYLLYAYTRVAGVFRKLGKGFNEVDGQIVLEAAQEQELAAKLAQFGEVLNNVADKGTPHTLCAYLYDVAGLFSSFYENCPILNAQTPEQMQSRLRLAALTGRTLKQGLELLGLETLERM
- a CDS encoding primosomal protein N', with the protein product MPNAILRLALPSPLRRLFDYRAPAGVLRAQLQPGMRLRVPFGRREMIGILVEITDHSEVPVDKLKPALALLDATPPLPASLFKLCLWTSQYYQHSLGDTLSWALPVLLRQGEPAEARQERFWSVTPGASLDDPRIARAPRQREALATLAQHPHGVAHQVLSKLMLSKDSLDLLLAKDLVQVEVRRHAPGARHEHWLAQPELPLNAEQRAACEAIRAGLDSYHAFLLAGVTGSGKTEVYLQLIRQTLEAGKQALVLIPEINLGPQTLARFEQRFNARIALVHSAVNDRERLEAWLAARDGEADIIIGTRSALFTPMKNPGLIIIDEEHDGSYKQQEGLRYHARDLALVRARQENIPIVLGSATPSLESLHNAYTGRYGLLRLNERAGGAKQPRFLRLDVKSRPLDSGISGPMQQAIGQTLAAGQQVLVFLNRRGFAPTLLCHDCGWMSGCERCDARMTVHQRHGELRCHHCGHVERVPRHCPQCGKVDLRPVGAGTERAEERLGILFPDYPVLRVDRDSTSRKDAMNQLFATIQKGQPCILVGTQMLAKGHHFPRVTLVSILDADGGLFSGDFRASERMAQLIVQVAGRAGRAEEPGKVIIQTHLADHPLLIQLTEQGYFAFAEQALSERRSAGLPPFAHLALLRAEAHKPGQAEAFLDEACSEAERLLAQQNLTGIELLGPVPAPMERRAGRYRAQLLLQANARAPLHRLLSAWLLVLEQMPSGRAVRWSLDVDPVDLY
- the rpmE gene encoding 50S ribosomal protein L31, giving the protein MKTDIHPEYPEIAVTCSCGNKFETRSTYGKALAIDVCNECHPFYTGKQKTLDTGGRVQKFADRFGAFGKAAPKA
- a CDS encoding thermonuclease family protein, producing MDGRLDCSRLIKKASLAGAFFVSAIWLTGAQAFCPAPTGLPQVKVQRVVDGDTLRLADGRSVRMIGLNSPELGRQGRSDEPFAVAARRRLEALVATGDGRVGLVLGKEGKDRYGRTLAHVYSADGTNLEAKLLAEGLGFHVAVAPNVDLADCQAAAERQAREAGLGLWKRSPVLDTRQIKTPGFAVLSGRVSEVRRNRGGVWLELQDSVVLRVAPNFLGRFDRAALEHLKGRQIEARGWVVDRSRREGLKPGQARWLLPLTDPAMLSVISQ
- a CDS encoding malic enzyme-like NAD(P)-binding protein, which translates into the protein MSDLKTAALEYHANPRPGKLSVELTKATATARDLSLAYSPGVAEPVREIARDPELAYKYTGKGNLVAVISDGTAILGLGNLGPLASKPVMEGKGVLFKRFAGIDVFDIEVDAESPQAFIDTVKRISITFGGINLEDIKAPECFEIERALIEQCDIPVFHDDQHGTAIVTAAGMINALEIAGKTLPEAKIVCLGAGAAAISCMKLLVSMGAKIENIFMVDRTGVIHSGRDDLNQYKAVFAHTTDKRSLADALDGADVFVGLSGPNLLSPENLLRMAPNPIVFACSNPDPEIAPELAHATRNDVIMATGRSDYPNQVNNVLGFPFIFRGALDVRAKRINEEMKVAAANALRELAKLPVPQEVCDAYGGIKLEFGREYIIPKPMDARLITLISDAVAKAAIETGVATLPYPKNYPLKSVDDVFNG